A region from the Benincasa hispida cultivar B227 chromosome 12, ASM972705v1, whole genome shotgun sequence genome encodes:
- the LOC120092832 gene encoding putative pentatricopeptide repeat-containing protein At2g02150, protein MVLFFRTLFHISRRASYRVISLSSNSSHPDCLSFNVFNSLSSLTSINACCISRPFFWFTSFLCIFRLPFVSCSNAKNSFEFLDIGSLRIIIRQDLWNDPKIVILFDSALAPIWVSKVLVELKEDPKLALKFFKWAGSHIGFHHTTESYCIVVHMLFRARMYTNAHDIVKEMIVKSRIDVGFPVCNIFDVLWSTRNICMSGPGVFDVLFSVLVDLGMLEEANECFSRMRNFRTFPKARSCNFLLHRLSKSGNGQLVRKFFKDMIGAGIAPSVFTYNVMIDYLCKEGDLENARRLFVQMRHMGFSPDVVTYNSLIDGYGKVGLLEEAVYLFNEMKDVGCVPDVITYNGLINCFCKFEKMPRAFHYLSEMKNNGLKPNVVTYSTLIDAFCKEGMMQGAIKLFFDMRRVGLLPNEFTYTSLIDANCKAGNLTEAWKLSNDMLQAGVNLNIVTYTALMDGLCEYGRMMEAEEVFRSMLKDGISPNQQVYTALVHGYIKAERMEDAIEILKQMTEYNIKPDLILYGTIIWGLCSQSKLEETKLIIKEMKSRGISANPVIYTTIIDAYFKAGKSSDAINLLQEMQDAGVEATVVTYCVLIDGLCKTGLVELAVDYFGRMSNLGLQPNVAVYTALIDGLCKTNCIESAKKLFDEMQCRGMTPDITAFTALVDGNLKLGNLQEALDLISRMTELATEFDLHAYTSLVSGFSQCGELHQARKYFNEMIEKGILPEEILCICLLREYYKLGKLDEAIEMKNEMQRRGLITEKCSHAVTSLKT, encoded by the coding sequence ATGGTACTCTTCTTTCGCACTCTTTTCCACATTAGTCGCAGAGCTTCTTACCGAGTAATCTCTTTATCTTCTAATTCTTCGCATCCGGATTGCCTTTCTTTCAATGTATTTAATTCCTTATCATCCTTAACATCAATAAATGCTTGTTGCATTTCTCGTCCTTTTTTCTGGTTCACTAGCTTTCTTTGTATATTTCGGCTCCCTTTTGTTAGTTGCTCGAATGCAAAAAATTCATTTGAATTTTTGGACATTGGTTCCCTTCGTATAATCATACGACAAGACCTCTGGAACGATCCTAagattgttattttatttgattcagCACTAGCGCCCATCTGGGTCTCTAAGGTTTTAGTTGAACTGAAAGAAGATCCGAAATTAGCTCTTAAGTTCTTCAAATGGGCTGGAAGCCATATTGGTTTCCACCATACTACCGAGTCTTACTGCATTGTAGTTCACATGCTGTTTCGTGCGAGAATGTATACAAATGCCCACGATATTGTTAAAGAAATGATTGTGAAGAGCCGCATCGACGTAGGTTTTCCAGTTTGTaatatatttgatgttttatggTCGACTAGGAATATTTGTATGTCAGGGCCAGGAGTCTTTGACGTTTTATTTAGTGTTTTGGTAGATTTGGGTATGCTTGAGGAAGCTAATGAATGTTTCTCTAGGATGAGGAACTTTAGGACTTTTCCCAAAGCACGTTCTTGCAATTTTCTTTTGCATAGATTATCAAAGTCAGGCAATGGACAGTTGGTGAGGAAGTTTTTCAAGGACATGATTGGGGCTGGGATTGCACCTTCAGTTTTTACCTACAATGTAATGATAGACTACTTGTGCAAAGAAGGGGATTTGGAAAACGCTAGACGTTTGTTTGTTCAAATGAGGCACATGGGCTTTTCTCCAGATGTTGTCACATATAATTCTTTGATTGATGGCTATGGCAAGGTTGGTTTATTAGAAGAAGCTgtgtatttatttaatgaaatgaaGGATGTAGGTTGTGTTCCTGATGTAATTACCTATAATGGGTTAATCAATTGTTTTTGCAAGTTTGAGAAGATGCCTCGAGCTTTTCATTATCTCTCTGAGATGAAGAACAATGGGTTAAAACCAAATGTTGTAACCTATAGCACATTGATTGATGCTTTTTGCAAGGAGGGAATGATGCAAGGTGCCATCAAACTTTTTTTTGATATGAGAAGGGTTGGTCTTTTACCTAATGAATTCACTTACACTTCTCTGATTGATGCCAATTGTAAGGCAGGTAATTTAACAGAAGCATGGAAGTTGTCCAACGATATGTTGCAAGCAGGAGTTAATTTAAATATAGTCACTTATACAGCCCTAATGGATGGCCTTTGTGAATATGGAAGAATGATGGAAGCAGAAGAAGTGTTTAGGTCAATGCTGAAAGATGGAATATCTCCCAACCAGCAGGTTTACACTGCATTGGTTCATGGCTATATTAAGGCGGAAAGAATGGAGGATGCAATAGAAATATTGAAGCAAATGACAGAATATAACATCAAACCAGATTTAATACTCTATGGCACCATTATTTGGGGTCTCTGTAGTCAAAGCAAACTTGAAGAAACTAAACTTATTattaaagaaatgaaaagtCGGGGTATTAGTGCAAATCCTGTTATATACACAACAATTATCGATGCTTATTTTAAGGCTGGAAAAAGCTCTGATGCAATAAATCTTCTTCAGGAGATGCAGGATGCAGGTGTTGAGGCTACTGTTGTAACCTACTGTGTACTAATTGATGGTTTGTGCAAAACAGGTCTGGTTGAACTGGCAGTTGATTATTTTGGTAGAATGTCCAATCTTGGTTTACAACCTAATGTTGCTGTGTATACGGCCCTCATTGATGGTCTTTGTAAAACTAATTGCATTGAATCTGCCAAAAAGTTGTTTGATGAAATGCAATGTAGGGGTATGACCCCGGATATAACAGCTTTCACTGCTCTAGTTGATGGAAATTTGAAGCTTGGAAATCTTCAGGAAGCTTTGGATTTGATTAGCAGAATGACAGAATTAGCTACCGAGTTTGATTTGCATGCTTATACTTCCTTGGTTTCGGGATTTTCTCAATGTGGTGAGCTGCATCAAGCGAGGAAGTATTTTAATGAGATGATTGAGAAGGGCATACTTCCCGAGGAGATTTTATGTATATGTCTACTGAGAGAGTATTACAAGCTTGGAAAGCTGGATGAAGCCATTGAAATGAAGAATGAAATGCAAAGGAGGGGTTTAATTACTGAAAAGTGCAGCCATGCAGTTACCAG